A single genomic interval of Hevea brasiliensis isolate MT/VB/25A 57/8 chromosome 4, ASM3005281v1, whole genome shotgun sequence harbors:
- the LOC110632452 gene encoding BURP domain-containing protein 5, with translation MEFHLLSIFVLFCLALRGSNASLPAEVYWKSMLPNTSMPKALQDLLQPEFKNGISISTADGTQFQVRYTVYWPELGKSNKVFIPSKTTIFFLYDDLLPHKIMTLNFTKSNKISNFLPRKIAETIPFSSNMLPQILKYFSIKPSSKEAQIAKRTIEDCEAPNIRGENKYCATSLESLVDFVITKFGKKVQALANEAEKENREQEYTILKGIKMIGDNQIVCHKQRYAYAVFYCHTINATKAYTIPLEGLDGSKAKAIAVCHADTSAWNPKHIAFQILNVKPGGPPVCHFLNSDTIVWVPN, from the exons ATGGAGTTTCATCTTCTTTCCATCTTTGTTTTATTCTGT CTTGCTCTAAGAGGAAGCAATGCTTCTTTACCTGCAGAGGTGTATTGGAAGTCCATGTTACCAAACACTTCCATGCCCAAAGCTCTACAAGATCTTTTACAGCCtg AATTCAAGAATGGAATTTCAATCTCCACTGCGGATGGGACACAGTTCCAGGTAAGGTATACAGTTTATTGGCCAGAATTGGGAAAATCTAATAAAGTTTTCATACCAAGTAAAACCACCATATTCTTCTTATACGATGATCTCCTTCCTCACAAAATCATGACCCTTAATTTCACTAAATCAAACAAAATCTCCAATTTCTTGCCAAGAAAAATTGCTGAAACCATACCATTTTCAAGCAATATGTTACCACAAATTCTGAAATACTTTTCCATAAAACCTTCGTCAAAGGAAGCTCAAATTGCAAAACGAACAATTGAAGACTGTGAGGCACCAAATATTAGGGGGGAAAATAAATATTGTGCTACATCTTTAGAATCACTAGTTGATTTTGTCATTACAAAGTTTGGGAAGAAAGTTCAGGCGCTTGCGAATGAGGCAGAAAAGGAGAATAGAGAACAGGAGTATACTATTTTAAAGGGAATCAAAATGATTGGAGATAATCAAATAGTGTGCCACAAGCAGAGATATGCATATGCTGTATTTTACTGTCATACAATCAATGCCACAAAGGCTTACACGATTCCATTGGAAGGCCTTGATGGCTCCAAAGCTAAAGCCATCGCAGTTTGCCACGCAGATACATCAGCTTGGAACCCCAAGCACATTGCCTTCCAGATCCTGAACGTTAAGCCTGGAGGACCTCCAGTTTGTCACTTCCTTAATAGTGATACCATTGTTTGGGTACCCAACTAG